The following proteins are encoded in a genomic region of Sulfurimonas sp. HSL3-7:
- a CDS encoding sodium-dependent transporter, whose translation MKIARFSRVGFILAAAGSAVGLGNIWKFPYITGENGGGAFVFVYLITVLAIGFSVMLAEMLIGYLGRRDSVTSFEELAPRHKGAWKYGGFMSVAGLLIMTFYSVVIGWIFHYIAVAAIKLPDSVPAAESAFTHMLQEGVLTQLVYHTIAFLVVTAVLVRGIKGGIERLNLILMPMLFLIVGGMFLYALNLDGFSKAWAFMFQPEWHKLTSDSFVTAVGHAFFTLSLGMGAILTYSASLPKKSSLVRSALAVVALDTGIALLAGLMLFTFLFEYGAEPSAGPGLVFISLPAVFYEMGILGNFFAVIFFIALAFAGLTSAVSLVEPMVQYMIDRFKMPRFLAAVTVGLFFYFVGIIALLSNSSEYGQMLTFGSRNFFDWIDFITASIMLPLGGLIMAIFVGHIMEKERVESILKPQFGKLFGVWYFSLRYIAPVGLVTVMLHLMGILTF comes from the coding sequence ATGAAAATAGCACGTTTTAGCCGGGTAGGCTTCATTTTGGCAGCGGCAGGAAGTGCTGTAGGGTTGGGCAATATTTGGAAGTTTCCTTATATTACCGGTGAAAATGGCGGGGGTGCTTTTGTCTTTGTCTATCTCATCACGGTATTGGCGATCGGTTTTTCGGTTATGCTTGCCGAGATGCTGATCGGCTATTTGGGCCGCCGTGACAGCGTGACCAGTTTCGAAGAGCTGGCGCCCCGACACAAGGGTGCCTGGAAATACGGCGGCTTCATGAGTGTAGCCGGATTGCTGATCATGACCTTTTACTCGGTGGTGATCGGTTGGATATTTCACTACATCGCGGTGGCGGCTATAAAACTCCCTGACTCTGTGCCAGCCGCAGAGTCTGCATTTACGCATATGCTGCAAGAGGGGGTGCTAACGCAGCTCGTCTACCACACGATCGCCTTTTTAGTCGTCACGGCGGTTTTGGTTCGGGGGATCAAAGGGGGGATCGAACGGCTTAACCTGATCCTGATGCCGATGCTCTTTCTTATTGTCGGCGGCATGTTCCTCTATGCGCTTAACCTGGACGGATTTTCCAAGGCGTGGGCGTTTATGTTCCAGCCGGAGTGGCACAAACTGACCTCAGACTCCTTTGTGACGGCTGTCGGACATGCCTTCTTCACCCTCTCTCTCGGGATGGGGGCGATTCTTACCTATTCGGCTTCGCTTCCTAAAAAGAGCAGTCTGGTCAGAAGCGCGCTGGCCGTTGTTGCTCTTGATACCGGTATTGCGCTCCTGGCGGGGCTGATGCTGTTTACCTTTTTGTTTGAGTATGGTGCCGAGCCTTCTGCCGGTCCCGGACTTGTCTTCATCTCGTTGCCTGCAGTCTTCTATGAGATGGGCATATTGGGCAACTTTTTTGCCGTGATCTTCTTTATCGCGCTCGCCTTCGCGGGACTTACTTCGGCTGTTTCGCTTGTGGAGCCAATGGTCCAGTATATGATAGACCGCTTTAAGATGCCGCGTTTTTTGGCAGCGGTCACCGTGGGACTTTTTTTCTACTTTGTCGGGATCATCGCGCTGTTGTCAAATTCCAGCGAATACGGCCAGATGCTCACCTTCGGTTCGCGCAATTTCTTTGATTGGATCGACTTTATTACCGCGTCGATTATGCTGCCTCTGGGCGGTCTGATTATGGCGATATTTGTCGGCCACATCATGGAGAAAGAACGTGTCGAATCGATACTGAAACCCCAGTTCGGGAAGCTGTTTGGAGTATGGTACTTCAGCCTGCGTTATATTGCTCCTGTCGGACTGGTGACTGTCATGTTGCATTTGATGGGGATACTTACCTTTTAG
- a CDS encoding thioredoxin family protein, protein MRIVSLLLILMLSLLASPQTAQKLGYQTDYQKAVAIAKKEQKPIMLLVVTSYCPWCRKFERKTLASETIATTVRSKFVPVIVDRNKDAENFPKKFQTPRIPTVFFVDPNDDMEFWETIGYVKKSEFADALKEAESLYKKRKK, encoded by the coding sequence TTGCGCATTGTCTCACTCTTACTCATTCTTATGCTTTCCCTTTTAGCGTCACCGCAAACTGCACAGAAGCTTGGCTATCAGACCGACTATCAAAAAGCGGTTGCTATTGCCAAAAAAGAGCAGAAACCGATCATGCTCCTGGTCGTCACCTCCTACTGCCCATGGTGCCGAAAGTTTGAACGCAAAACCCTTGCATCCGAAACAATCGCGACCACTGTTCGCTCAAAATTTGTTCCTGTCATTGTCGACCGCAACAAAGATGCGGAGAATTTCCCGAAAAAATTTCAGACGCCGCGTATTCCTACGGTCTTTTTTGTCGATCCGAACGATGATATGGAGTTCTGGGAGACAATCGGCTATGTCAAAAAGAGCGAGTTTGCCGATGCATTGAAAGAGGCGGAAAGCCTCTATAAAAAGAGAAAAAAGTGA
- a CDS encoding thiazole synthase translates to MDNILKIGKYELGSRLIVGSGKYADFETTKAATLASGSELITVAVRRLNITDPNKENLRDTFAGTNVKFLPNSAGCVTAEEAITTFRLTREATGIDLIKLEVIGDTQKTLYPDVLETIKACEVLAKEGFTIMAYTSDDPIMAKRLEDAGAAAIMPLAAPIGSGLGVQNPYNIVFVREAVNLPVIVDAGIGCASDAVYAMELGADGVLTNTAIAQAQNPMVMAEAMKHAIVAGRMSYLAGRIPKRPYATASSPVDGMIQF, encoded by the coding sequence ATGGATAATATTTTAAAAATCGGAAAATATGAACTAGGCAGCCGCCTGATTGTAGGCAGCGGGAAATATGCAGATTTTGAGACAACCAAAGCAGCAACGCTGGCCTCGGGTTCGGAGTTGATCACCGTTGCTGTCCGCCGTCTGAACATCACTGATCCGAACAAAGAGAACCTGCGCGATACGTTTGCCGGTACCAATGTAAAGTTTCTGCCGAACTCGGCAGGCTGTGTTACCGCCGAAGAGGCGATCACGACCTTCCGCCTGACACGCGAAGCGACCGGTATCGATCTGATCAAGCTCGAAGTGATCGGCGACACGCAGAAGACACTTTACCCCGATGTTCTGGAGACGATCAAAGCCTGCGAGGTCCTCGCCAAAGAGGGCTTTACTATCATGGCCTACACCTCGGACGACCCGATCATGGCAAAACGCCTTGAAGACGCAGGCGCAGCAGCGATCATGCCGTTGGCAGCACCTATCGGTTCGGGGCTCGGCGTCCAGAACCCCTACAACATCGTCTTTGTGCGTGAAGCGGTCAACCTGCCGGTCATCGTGGATGCCGGTATCGGCTGTGCAAGCGACGCCGTCTACGCGATGGAGCTCGGCGCCGACGGCGTACTTACAAACACTGCTATCGCCCAGGCGCAGAACCCGATGGTAATGGCCGAAGCGATGAAGCATGCGATCGTCGCCGGCCGTATGAGCTACCTTGCCGGACGCATCCCGAAACGTCCTTATGCAACCGCGTCCTCTCCTGTCGACGGAATGATACAGTTTTAA
- the purN gene encoding phosphoribosylglycinamide formyltransferase, protein MLNRKIVILFSGEGSNLLNIIEKLHNKELEVVAAITNRPDAGGIAKARAHHIPVDIIDHKKYADRESFDRALLKQVRSYAPDLVVLAGFMRILTPVITQNIKAINVHPSLLPLFKGGNAIRESFESSEPTGGISIHWVSNELDGGEIIAQESFQKEAGETLESFTAKIRALEHKLLPETIVQILKAL, encoded by the coding sequence ATGCTGAATCGTAAAATCGTCATACTCTTCAGCGGTGAAGGTTCCAACCTTCTCAATATCATCGAAAAACTGCACAATAAAGAGCTTGAGGTGGTCGCCGCTATCACCAACCGTCCCGATGCCGGAGGGATCGCCAAAGCAAGGGCACACCATATACCGGTCGACATTATTGATCACAAAAAGTATGCCGACCGGGAGAGTTTCGACCGTGCCCTCTTAAAACAGGTCCGATCCTACGCACCCGACCTCGTCGTTTTGGCAGGGTTCATGCGTATCCTGACACCCGTTATCACCCAAAATATCAAGGCGATTAATGTCCACCCTTCCCTGCTACCGCTATTCAAAGGGGGCAACGCCATCCGGGAGAGTTTTGAGAGTTCAGAGCCGACGGGCGGCATCAGCATACACTGGGTCAGCAACGAACTCGACGGCGGTGAGATCATTGCCCAGGAAAGCTTTCAAAAAGAAGCTGGAGAGACACTCGAAAGCTTTACGGCAAAGATCCGGGCACTGGAACACAAACTGCTTCCCGAGACAATCGTGCAGATACTTAAAGCGCTTTGA
- a CDS encoding NAD(P)H-hydrate dehydratase: protein MQNLFEEVRSLDQRCYNEFALSEDILMEHAADGMADFIHNQYEEHESICIVCGAGNNGADGIALARLLHRDFNVSLFLPFGAKTEMAKLQQRRAKAVGVTIVYALQECDILVDALFGSGFSRSFDEETRALLEEMNNLNAEKIACDMPSGLHLDGTLEEESFIADVTLTMGSLKRGMFSDSAKEVIGSVYVIDLGVSRKVYEKPSNWKLLDPEDLRLPHRFKRNSHKGTYGHLSVICGEKPGASIMAGSAALHFGAGLVTLISNTQEQIPHELMQSHLLPSSTSAIALGMGLGTEFSNEELLTLLDNDLPLLLDADIFAHPLLTSLLTRKDIVITPHPKEFTTLLKACGLADITVQELQKNRFHYVELFCSRYTDVTLLLKGANVIIAQDKSYYINPHGTNVLAKGGSGDVLAGFIGALLAQGHAPLQAALNGSLAHTAAAKAFDKNTYALTPHDLIEAVTTL, encoded by the coding sequence ATGCAAAATCTCTTTGAAGAGGTGCGCTCACTCGATCAGCGCTGCTACAATGAATTTGCTCTGAGTGAAGATATCCTGATGGAGCATGCCGCTGACGGTATGGCCGATTTCATCCATAATCAGTATGAGGAGCATGAGAGCATCTGCATCGTCTGCGGTGCCGGCAATAACGGTGCGGACGGCATTGCCCTGGCCCGGCTTCTGCATCGTGATTTCAACGTTTCGCTGTTTCTGCCGTTTGGCGCAAAAACAGAGATGGCCAAACTACAGCAGAGACGCGCAAAGGCTGTTGGCGTTACCATCGTTTACGCGCTACAGGAGTGCGACATACTCGTCGATGCCCTTTTTGGCAGCGGGTTCAGCCGCAGTTTTGACGAGGAGACCCGAGCACTTTTGGAAGAGATGAACAATCTCAATGCCGAGAAGATCGCCTGCGATATGCCCTCGGGGCTTCACCTTGACGGCACATTGGAAGAAGAGAGTTTTATCGCCGATGTGACACTCACGATGGGGTCGCTTAAGCGCGGAATGTTCAGCGACAGCGCAAAAGAGGTCATCGGCAGTGTCTATGTCATCGATCTCGGTGTCAGCAGAAAGGTCTATGAAAAGCCGTCAAACTGGAAGTTATTGGATCCTGAAGACCTTCGTCTTCCACACCGTTTTAAACGCAACAGCCATAAAGGTACCTATGGCCATTTAAGCGTGATCTGCGGCGAAAAACCGGGGGCATCCATCATGGCCGGCTCTGCAGCGCTCCATTTTGGAGCGGGTCTCGTCACCCTCATCAGCAACACGCAGGAGCAGATCCCTCACGAACTGATGCAGTCCCATCTCTTGCCCTCCTCGACCAGCGCGATCGCTTTGGGCATGGGGCTCGGAACCGAATTTTCAAACGAAGAGCTGCTGACACTGCTGGATAATGATCTGCCGCTTCTTCTCGATGCCGATATCTTCGCGCATCCGCTGTTAACCTCGCTGCTTACACGCAAGGACATCGTCATCACACCGCACCCAAAAGAGTTCACAACGCTCTTAAAAGCATGCGGTCTTGCCGATATTACGGTCCAGGAGCTGCAAAAAAACCGTTTTCACTATGTCGAACTTTTCTGCAGCCGCTATACAGATGTGACACTCCTGCTAAAAGGCGCCAATGTCATTATCGCCCAAGACAAGAGCTACTACATCAATCCGCATGGCACCAATGTATTGGCAAAAGGGGGCAGCGGCGATGTTCTGGCCGGTTTTATCGGTGCCCTGCTGGCACAAGGGCATGCCCCGCTGCAGGCAGCACTTAATGGCTCTTTGGCGCACACTGCTGCCGCAAAAGCCTTTGATAAAAACACATACGCACTCACCCCGCATGATCTGATCGAAGCCGTAACGACGCTATGA
- a CDS encoding KpsF/GutQ family sugar-phosphate isomerase, with the protein MKNDYTAIVKETLQIEANTLLDAAENISQDLEKIVEVIRHCKGKLIVTGVGKSGLIGAKMAATFASTGTPSFFLHPTEAMHGDLGMIGKDDVVLAISYSGESAELSSILPHVKRFDIPLIGMTKNNQSTLGRYSDLLIRIDVKREACPLDIAPTSSTTLTLALGDALAVCLMKARDFKKEDFASFHPGGTLGRQLFVKVSDLMRTKNLPVIGMQTPVKEAIVTISEGRLGTVLLVDDDGKFAGLISDGDIRRALMDERFSLEQPASSFATLNPKTIDDPSMLASDALVLVEKYKIQLLVVLDSERKILGVLHLHDLVEKGIA; encoded by the coding sequence ATGAAAAATGATTACACGGCAATCGTCAAAGAGACTTTACAGATTGAAGCCAACACCCTCCTGGATGCTGCAGAGAATATTTCACAGGATCTGGAAAAGATCGTTGAAGTGATCCGCCATTGCAAGGGCAAACTGATCGTTACCGGTGTCGGTAAATCGGGACTTATCGGTGCCAAGATGGCAGCGACCTTCGCCTCCACCGGTACACCGAGTTTTTTTCTTCACCCGACCGAGGCGATGCACGGCGATCTCGGAATGATCGGCAAAGACGATGTGGTGCTGGCGATCAGCTACAGCGGTGAGAGTGCAGAGTTAAGCTCGATCCTGCCGCATGTCAAACGTTTCGATATCCCCCTGATCGGGATGACAAAAAACAACCAGTCGACGCTGGGGCGTTACAGTGATCTGCTGATCAGAATCGATGTAAAACGGGAGGCATGTCCTCTCGACATTGCGCCGACCTCGTCGACAACATTGACGCTTGCTTTGGGTGATGCCCTGGCTGTCTGCCTGATGAAAGCCCGTGATTTCAAAAAAGAGGATTTCGCCTCGTTTCATCCCGGCGGAACTCTCGGGCGCCAGTTGTTCGTCAAGGTCAGTGACCTGATGCGGACAAAGAACCTGCCGGTGATCGGAATGCAGACGCCTGTAAAAGAGGCTATCGTAACGATCAGCGAGGGTCGTTTGGGAACGGTTCTGCTGGTCGATGACGACGGAAAGTTTGCCGGTCTGATCAGTGACGGCGATATCCGCCGGGCCTTGATGGACGAGCGCTTCTCTTTGGAGCAGCCGGCATCAAGTTTCGCGACGCTGAACCCGAAAACAATAGATGACCCGTCGATGCTCGCGAGTGACGCACTGGTCTTGGTAGAAAAATATAAAATACAGCTTCTTGTGGTGCTTGACAGTGAGAGAAAAATTCTCGGTGTCCTGCATCTTCATGATCTGGTAGAAAAGGGAATCGCATGA
- a CDS encoding pseudouridine synthase, which produces MMRLNKFIAHYSTYSRREADRVIESGYVYVDGELQTNPATQVDERHVKVIVSGKKIVPSDQFTVIVYNKPKGELVTKSDPRGRRIIYNTLDNKFKHFIPVGRLDYATEGLLLLTDASRVANVLMTSSLERVYKVKIKGPVTEMMEQAMRKGLSLEDASAGAHELSDISAMDFAPFFAYQIIKNKEDYSTLKIAIGEGRNREVRRFFAHFDAEVVDLKRLSFGGIELNNLPTGKTRYLERSEYVHLREFLDTAAKEQKNKAPVKDRAAGEKSTERAEKIKPAAKKRTPSKSKAYKK; this is translated from the coding sequence ATGATGCGACTGAATAAATTTATTGCCCACTACTCCACCTATTCACGCCGCGAGGCCGACAGGGTGATAGAATCGGGGTATGTCTATGTCGACGGCGAACTGCAGACCAACCCTGCGACACAGGTGGATGAACGCCATGTCAAAGTGATCGTCAGCGGTAAGAAGATCGTACCGAGCGATCAGTTCACGGTCATCGTCTACAACAAGCCCAAAGGCGAACTTGTCACCAAAAGCGATCCGCGCGGCCGCCGTATTATCTATAATACGCTTGATAACAAGTTCAAACACTTCATTCCGGTCGGGCGGCTTGATTACGCGACAGAGGGGCTGCTTCTGCTAACGGATGCATCCCGTGTGGCCAATGTCCTGATGACGTCGAGTCTTGAACGTGTCTATAAGGTGAAGATCAAAGGGCCTGTGACCGAGATGATGGAGCAGGCGATGCGAAAAGGACTGAGCCTGGAGGACGCCTCTGCCGGAGCCCATGAGCTAAGTGATATCTCCGCCATGGACTTCGCGCCGTTCTTCGCCTATCAGATCATTAAAAACAAGGAAGACTATTCGACGCTTAAAATCGCCATCGGCGAGGGGCGTAACCGCGAGGTCCGCCGTTTTTTTGCCCATTTCGATGCGGAAGTGGTCGACTTGAAACGTCTGAGTTTCGGCGGGATAGAGCTGAACAATCTGCCGACAGGAAAGACACGCTATTTGGAGCGCAGCGAATATGTCCACCTGCGCGAATTTCTGGATACTGCAGCAAAAGAGCAAAAGAACAAAGCACCTGTTAAAGATAGGGCAGCTGGCGAGAAAAGCACCGAACGAGCTGAAAAAATCAAACCGGCCGCCAAGAAGAGAACCCCTTCCAAAAGTAAAGCATACAAGAAATAG
- a CDS encoding replication-associated recombination protein A produces MADFTYLLRPSDFDSVLGQDALCKKDAPLRRLCEEGKLGHSFFYGPPGSGKTTIARVIAKVMDLPFYEFNATSLKIEQLRKIFDQYANALQKPLIFIDEVHRLAKNQQEVLLPVMENNSVLVIGASTENPFFSLTAAMRSRSLLFELKPISVEALNTLLEKALVSEGLAIEEDAREYLLRSCGGDARGMLKLLEFASVLETNITLEMLHSLRPNAQSGGSSEAGVHYDLASAMIKSIRGSDPDAAIYYLARLIEGGEPPEFIARRLVILASEDVGNANPQALTLCTSAMTSVKMIGYPESRIILAQAVIYLCASPKSNSAYMAINGAQQAVRSGELLDIPKNIQQQNSGYLYPHDFGGWVEQQYLSKPLRFVDFKAIGYEKKMKEWLEAIKGTGR; encoded by the coding sequence ATGGCAGATTTCACCTATCTTTTACGTCCCAGTGATTTTGACAGTGTCCTAGGTCAGGACGCACTCTGCAAAAAAGATGCACCTTTGCGCAGGCTCTGCGAAGAGGGCAAGCTGGGCCACAGCTTTTTTTACGGCCCTCCCGGAAGCGGAAAGACCACCATCGCCCGGGTGATCGCCAAGGTGATGGACCTCCCTTTTTACGAGTTCAACGCCACCTCGCTTAAGATCGAGCAGCTGCGCAAGATCTTTGATCAGTATGCCAACGCTCTTCAAAAACCGCTGATCTTCATTGACGAGGTGCACCGTCTGGCGAAGAACCAGCAGGAGGTGTTACTGCCGGTTATGGAAAATAACAGCGTGTTAGTCATCGGCGCTTCGACTGAGAACCCCTTTTTCTCGCTGACCGCCGCGATGCGCTCGCGCTCGCTTCTCTTCGAGCTCAAACCGATCTCCGTCGAAGCCCTGAACACGCTTCTTGAGAAAGCGTTGGTATCCGAAGGGCTGGCCATTGAAGAAGACGCAAGAGAGTATCTTCTGCGCTCCTGCGGCGGCGATGCAAGGGGGATGCTGAAACTGCTGGAGTTTGCCTCTGTTTTAGAGACAAACATCACCCTTGAGATGCTCCACTCTCTCCGCCCCAATGCACAGAGCGGCGGCAGCTCCGAAGCCGGTGTCCATTACGACCTTGCCTCTGCCATGATCAAGTCGATCCGCGGTTCCGACCCGGACGCGGCGATCTACTACCTTGCCCGCCTGATCGAAGGGGGTGAACCGCCCGAGTTCATTGCCCGGCGTCTCGTTATTTTGGCCAGCGAAGATGTCGGCAATGCCAACCCGCAGGCACTGACCCTCTGCACCTCGGCGATGACCTCTGTGAAGATGATCGGCTACCCAGAGTCGCGCATCATCCTTGCCCAGGCGGTGATCTACCTCTGCGCCTCGCCGAAGTCTAATTCGGCGTATATGGCGATAAACGGAGCCCAGCAGGCCGTCCGGTCAGGTGAACTGCTTGATATCCCGAAAAACATACAGCAGCAGAACAGCGGCTACCTCTACCCGCATGACTTCGGCGGCTGGGTCGAGCAGCAGTACCTCTCTAAACCGCTTCGGTTTGTTGATTTCAAGGCGATCGGCTATGAGAAGAAGATGAAAGAGTGGCTTGAGGCGATTAAAGGCACCGGCCGCTAG
- a CDS encoding multiheme c-type cytochrome has product MKKIYLLLLLSTVLFGNNSAHTFAKSEDCKACHTQIYNEFYGSVHANSTPQKDVIHNAVWAKHPQNKKLQQYGCGKCHTPAADDLDKMISKGQKVMPDPDNVTHQEGISCAYCHRIESIALHKKSNINIISKEEKKYFGTLKAHVASPYHAIATEGNDHMKNGNVCIGCHSHKMNKWGLNVCSTNIANEMDGANCVSCHMPKVDGSVSAFQDTKKHAFHGFAGAHFHSDMLEKYIDISMLRNIDNFIVNIDNRTSHALLLHPLRLALLKVSVTREGKSIPLKDETFVRVIGKNGKPAMPWAADTTIKDTMIQANEKRSVTYDFQLRKGDKVDLVLGYYLVNPKAVASLHLDDDKVATAFHILKKADFSF; this is encoded by the coding sequence ATGAAAAAGATATACCTACTGTTACTTTTGAGTACTGTTCTGTTCGGCAATAATAGTGCCCATACCTTTGCAAAAAGCGAAGATTGTAAAGCGTGTCATACACAGATCTATAACGAGTTCTACGGTTCGGTCCATGCCAATTCGACACCGCAAAAAGACGTTATCCATAATGCCGTCTGGGCGAAACACCCTCAAAACAAGAAGCTGCAACAGTACGGCTGCGGCAAGTGCCATACACCGGCTGCAGACGATCTTGACAAGATGATCAGCAAAGGGCAGAAAGTGATGCCGGATCCTGATAACGTGACCCACCAGGAAGGGATCAGCTGTGCCTACTGTCACCGTATCGAATCGATAGCGCTGCATAAAAAGTCCAACATCAATATCATCTCGAAAGAGGAAAAAAAGTATTTCGGTACGCTTAAGGCACATGTGGCGTCACCCTACCACGCCATAGCGACAGAAGGCAATGACCATATGAAAAACGGCAATGTCTGCATAGGTTGCCACTCGCATAAAATGAATAAGTGGGGGCTGAATGTCTGTTCGACCAACATTGCCAACGAGATGGACGGGGCCAATTGTGTCAGTTGTCACATGCCGAAGGTCGATGGGAGCGTCTCAGCCTTCCAAGATACGAAGAAGCATGCTTTTCACGGCTTTGCAGGCGCGCACTTCCACTCGGATATGCTGGAAAAATATATAGACATCTCCATGCTGCGGAACATCGACAACTTCATCGTCAACATCGACAACCGTACCTCGCACGCGCTGCTGCTTCACCCGCTTCGTCTGGCTCTTTTGAAAGTGAGCGTTACACGCGAGGGCAAATCCATACCGTTGAAAGATGAGACCTTTGTCCGTGTGATCGGTAAAAACGGTAAACCGGCAATGCCGTGGGCGGCTGACACAACGATCAAAGATACGATGATCCAGGCCAATGAAAAAAGAAGCGTGACTTACGACTTTCAGCTTCGAAAAGGGGATAAGGTCGATCTTGTCCTAGGCTACTACCTGGTTAATCCCAAAGCAGTTGCGTCATTGCACCTTGACGATGACAAGGTGGCAACAGCGTTCCACATCTTAAAAAAAGCCGATTTTTCGTTCTAA
- a CDS encoding YifB family Mg chelatase-like AAA ATPase, with translation MWMKKLQCATLEGIEAIPVSVESTLTKGLPSFTVVGMVSTAITEARERVKSALLANGFVFPPKRITINLSPSDLSKNGSHFDLSIALLIALDSMEIDLSEWYVFGELGLDGSVKENALLYPLVLSLANSANMNKVLVPKESLTKVQNIPNVEFIGVEHLNDAIAFFKGDSENIVRQDTAQIGYPNYLVNGQNYYFRKHYPLDFRDIKGQENAKRAALISASGFHNLLLEGSPGCGKSMIAKRLRYILPPVTSDELLDIAKLDSLEGIEPHFSPLRPFRSPHHSSTPASVFGGGSQKAQIGEVGLAHNGLLFFDELPHFQKIVLEALREPLEDRKIRISRVNSKVEYPTSFLFIAAMNPCPCGNLLSTTQNCRCTEREIQRYKNRLSDPFLDRIDLYVQMQNISPDDKASYTSEKLHKQVLYAHKRQVERGQSSMNGQLSDSEIEKFCIMDEETKAILDQAITRFQLSFRSIKKIQKVARTIADLDNAAAISKNHLLEALSYRRRAP, from the coding sequence ATGTGGATGAAAAAATTGCAGTGCGCCACTCTCGAGGGGATCGAAGCCATTCCTGTCTCCGTCGAGTCTACCCTGACCAAAGGGCTTCCCTCATTCACTGTCGTCGGTATGGTCTCAACGGCTATCACGGAAGCAAGGGAACGTGTCAAGTCGGCCCTACTGGCCAACGGATTCGTCTTCCCGCCCAAGCGGATCACGATCAACCTCTCCCCATCTGATCTGAGCAAAAACGGCTCCCATTTCGACCTGAGCATCGCCCTGCTGATCGCGCTTGACAGTATGGAGATCGACCTATCGGAATGGTATGTCTTCGGCGAGCTCGGACTCGACGGCAGCGTCAAGGAGAACGCGCTGCTCTATCCACTTGTTCTCTCGCTGGCCAACAGCGCCAACATGAACAAGGTGCTCGTTCCCAAAGAGAGCCTTACAAAAGTACAAAATATTCCGAACGTCGAGTTTATCGGGGTTGAACATCTTAACGATGCGATCGCATTTTTCAAAGGCGACAGCGAAAACATCGTCCGTCAGGATACGGCGCAGATCGGCTACCCGAACTACCTCGTCAACGGGCAGAACTACTATTTCCGAAAACACTATCCGCTTGATTTTCGCGACATCAAAGGGCAGGAAAACGCGAAACGTGCTGCCCTGATCAGTGCAAGCGGTTTTCACAATCTTCTGCTCGAAGGGAGCCCAGGCTGCGGCAAATCGATGATCGCAAAACGCCTCCGGTATATCCTGCCCCCGGTGACAAGCGACGAACTTCTCGACATCGCCAAACTTGATTCTCTTGAGGGAATAGAACCCCACTTCAGCCCGCTCAGACCCTTCCGCTCACCCCACCACTCTTCGACTCCTGCCTCGGTCTTCGGCGGCGGCAGTCAGAAAGCGCAGATCGGCGAGGTCGGCCTCGCGCATAACGGTCTGCTTTTCTTCGACGAGCTTCCCCACTTTCAGAAGATTGTGCTCGAAGCGCTCCGAGAACCGCTGGAGGACAGAAAGATCCGCATCTCCCGGGTCAATTCAAAGGTCGAGTACCCGACCTCCTTTCTTTTCATCGCCGCGATGAACCCCTGCCCCTGTGGCAACCTCTTGAGCACCACCCAGAACTGCCGCTGCACCGAACGCGAGATCCAGCGCTACAAAAACCGCCTTTCCGACCCCTTTCTAGACAGGATCGACCTCTACGTTCAGATGCAGAACATCAGCCCTGACGATAAAGCGTCTTACACCTCGGAAAAGTTGCATAAACAGGTGCTTTATGCCCATAAACGGCAGGTAGAGAGGGGACAAAGCAGTATGAACGGTCAGCTCAGCGACAGCGAAATAGAGAAGTTCTGTATTATGGATGAGGAGACCAAAGCCATTCTCGATCAGGCCATCACCCGTTTTCAGCTCTCGTTTCGCAGCATCAAGAAGATACAGAAGGTCGCCCGCACCATTGCAGACCTTGACAATGCGGCCGCTATCTCAAAAAATCATCTGCTCGAAGCCCTGAGCTATCGGCGACGTGCTCCATAG